The Argonema galeatum A003/A1 genomic sequence TACCGCTTCAGTAGCTTTTTGACGGTCAATTGGTTCGGTAGAAAGCGCGATAGCTCTCCATTTCTCCCGATAAACCGGAATCAGCGCTTCTTGTTCGGGAGTCAGTTTTTCAATCATGCTTACTACTAACCATCAAATGTCAACGCTTTACCTCGCACGTCGGTATACAATTTACCTTTTTCATAAACAAGTTGACCGCCAACAATAGTAAATTGAGGCCATCCGGTTAAACTCCATCCCTCAAACGGACTCCAACCGCATTTTGTTAACACTTCCTCGCGCAAAACAGGGCGATAATTATGCAAATCTACCAATATCAAATCGGCGTCGTAACCTGGTGCGATCGCACCTTTTTTAGGAATATTATACGCTTTCGCTACAGCGGTAGACATCCAATTAGAAACTTGGGCAACAGTACAGCGTCCCTGCATCGCTTGAGTCAGCATTAGCGGCAAAGATGTTTCCACTCCCGGCATTCCAGAGGGGGTATTGGGATAACCTTGAGCTTTTTCTTCTAAAGTGTGCGGGGCGTGGTCTGTTGCGATAAAATCGATGACGCCATCCAGTAGCGCTTGCCAAAGGACTTCGTTATCATGGTGCGATCGCAACGGCGGATTCATCTGCGCTAATGTGCCTATTTTTGCATAAGCATCCGTATTTAACAGCAAATGCTGAGGCGTTACCTCCGCAGTTACCCAGCTAGGTTTATCCTGACGTAGCAAATCTGCTTCTTCCGCAGTTGATAGATGTAAAATATGTAAGCGTCGCCGATATTTCTTCGACAAATTCAGCGCCAACTGGGTAGCATTTAAGGCAGCTTGATTATCCTGAATTTGGGAGTGAACGGAGGGATCGGTAATGCCAGCAAATTCTTGCCGTCGTCGGTTTATTCTATCTTGGTCTTCCGCGTGAACCGCGATTAGTCGTTCTCCCTTCGCAAATATAGCTTCCAGCGCCGCTTCCCCATCCACCAACAACGCGCCGTGCATCGACCCCATAAAAATTTTAATGCCGGGGGTGGGGTTAGCCTCAAGCAAATCGGGCAAGTTTTCTGCCGTTGCGCCAATAAAAAAGCCATAATTAACTAGGCACTTCTGGGCTGCCCGTTGTAACTTATCATCGAGATTAGTCTGCGTTGTCGTGAGAGGACGAGTATTGGGCATCTCCAAGAACGAAGTTACCCCGCCTTTGGCACAAGCGCAACTGGCCGTAAACAAGTCTTCTTTGTGTTCCAGTCCTGGTTCCCGAAAGTGTACCTGGGGGTCAATTACCCCCGGCAACAATGTCAAACCCTGGGCGTCGATTTCCCGATCTCCCGTATTTGTGGCAGAATCTGGTATTATGGGTGCGATTTCTAGAATTTCGCCCCCACAGGTTTTTACATCTCCAACCAGAAATTCACCACTGGGTAAGAGAATAGTTGCACGGCGGATAAACAAGTATGGAGGAGAAGACATGGTAATCAAAGTATGGAAGATTTTAAGTCCAATTATCAATTCGGATGAATCCTCTAAAAATAATTATAAACATATAATGTATGGGGAAGCGCTTATTGCTCTAAAAGCTTCCTATTCTCACTTTGTTAAATTTGAGTTAAAAGTTGAGGATGACTTCTTTGGTAATTTGGTCAAAGCAGATGGTGGAAAAGGTTAAAAACCTTTACTTTTAACTTGCTTGACTAATTTGCTAATGTGTATTATATACAATGATGGAATACCTATGACTCCCGTGCAGGATCAAACTTCTGATAAGAATCCTCAATCTACATCCGAAAGTCCCTGGTTGGAAGGGCTGAAAACAATCGGTCTAAGTGTAGTTTTGGCTTTGGGAATTCGCACTTTCGTAGCGGAAGCTCGTTATATTCCCTCGGGGTCGATGCTGCCAACGCTACAAATTAACGATCGCTTGATAATTGATAAGTTGAGTTACCACTTCCAATCTCCGCATCGGGGAGACATTGTGGTATTTTCCCCAACAGACAAGCTCAAGGAGCAAAATTTCAAAGACGCTTTTATCAAGCGCGTGATCGGTTTACCAGGCGACAAGGTTGAGGTCAAAGGAGGACGGGTTTATATCAATGATAAACCCATACAGGAAAAGTATATTGAAGATAAGCCAGATTATCAATACGGCCCAATAACCGTACCGCCTAACCAGTACTTAGTGCTAGGTGATAACCGTAACAATAGCTACGATAGCCACTACTGGGGTTTTGTACCGCACGATCGCATCATCGGTCGGGCAATAGTTCGCTTCTGGCCTCTAAATCGTATGGGAGAACTAGATCCAGATCCACTCTATCCTTCCCCTTCCTCAAAATAAAGGAGCGGGGGAGCAGAGGGGCAGAGGAGCAGAGGGGCAGAGGGGCAGAGGGGCAGAGGAGCAGAGGGGCAGAGGGGCAGAGGGGCAGAGGGGCAGAGGGGCAGAGGGGCAGAGGGGCAGAGGAGCAGAATCTTCCCCTTCTTCCCCTTCTTCCCCCTCTTCCCTCTTCCTTTTCCTTCTCTCCTCTTCCCTAGCCCCTCTTCCCGCTATTGCACTACGCGCCCAGTCACCTGCTGTCCCAGCCAAGGTGTATTGCTGGAACGAGATTTAAGAGTTTGCTTCTCGACTGTCCAGGTCAAGTCAGGGTCAAAAAGGATGAGTTCGGCTGGCTGACCGGGAGCGATCGCAGCTGGGGTTTGTTTCAGACATAAAGCTGGCTGAGTACTCAAAACTCGCCACAGTTCCAAGGCAGACCATTCCCCAGTTGCCACCAAAGTCTGCCAAAGCAGGGGCAAAGCCAGTTCCAAGCCGATCGCACCTGGAGGCGCTTCCGCAAAGGCAACGGTTTTTTCTTCGTAGCTGTAGGGCCTATGGTCAATAGCGATCGCATCCAGTATTCCCTGCTGCACCGCCCGCCTTAACGCCGTGCGATCGCTAGGGCTACCCAATGGCGGTTCTAAATGCAGACTGGTATTATAACTGCTAACAGCTTCCGTGTCAAGCAATAAGTGCATCCAAGTAGTGCTGGCCGTAACGGGTAAGCCGCGTACCTTCGCTTCCCAAATCAGCTGCACGCTGCGCCCGGTGGAAACGCGCATGATATGGACAGGCGTGCCAATGGCTTCCACCACTTCCAACAAAGCAGCGAGGGCGGACGTTTCAGAGATCGCAGGGATTCCCGGTAACCCCAACCGGATGGAATCAAAACCTTCTCGCATCACCCCATTTCCCGCCA encodes the following:
- the lepB gene encoding signal peptidase I; translation: MTPVQDQTSDKNPQSTSESPWLEGLKTIGLSVVLALGIRTFVAEARYIPSGSMLPTLQINDRLIIDKLSYHFQSPHRGDIVVFSPTDKLKEQNFKDAFIKRVIGLPGDKVEVKGGRVYINDKPIQEKYIEDKPDYQYGPITVPPNQYLVLGDNRNNSYDSHYWGFVPHDRIIGRAIVRFWPLNRMGELDPDPLYPSPSSK
- a CDS encoding dihydroorotase, which encodes MSSPPYLFIRRATILLPSGEFLVGDVKTCGGEILEIAPIIPDSATNTGDREIDAQGLTLLPGVIDPQVHFREPGLEHKEDLFTASCACAKGGVTSFLEMPNTRPLTTTQTNLDDKLQRAAQKCLVNYGFFIGATAENLPDLLEANPTPGIKIFMGSMHGALLVDGEAALEAIFAKGERLIAVHAEDQDRINRRRQEFAGITDPSVHSQIQDNQAALNATQLALNLSKKYRRRLHILHLSTAEEADLLRQDKPSWVTAEVTPQHLLLNTDAYAKIGTLAQMNPPLRSHHDNEVLWQALLDGVIDFIATDHAPHTLEEKAQGYPNTPSGMPGVETSLPLMLTQAMQGRCTVAQVSNWMSTAVAKAYNIPKKGAIAPGYDADLILVDLHNYRPVLREEVLTKCGWSPFEGWSLTGWPQFTIVGGQLVYEKGKLYTDVRGKALTFDG
- a CDS encoding dihydroorotase, producing the protein MKSELLQQVRVIDPVSGNDQIADVLIADGTIAAVEETISDLSSDTLVRDCRGVILGPGLVDLYSHSGEPGFEERETLESLMQAAQAGGFTRVAILPDTKPPLDNPAGLARLQRLAADITEKLSISPPLSRSPALPLYFWGAMTLGVQGQQMTELAELANSGVVGFCDGQPLQNLALLRRLLEYLKPLEKPIAIWPQYRELAGNGVMREGFDSIRLGLPGIPAISETSALAALLEVVEAIGTPVHIMRVSTGRSVQLIWEAKVRGLPVTASTTWMHLLLDTEAVSSYNTSLHLEPPLGSPSDRTALRRAVQQGILDAIAIDHRPYSYEEKTVAFAEAPPGAIGLELALPLLWQTLVATGEWSALELWRVLSTQPALCLKQTPAAIAPGQPAELILFDPDLTWTVEKQTLKSRSSNTPWLGQQVTGRVVQ